One Williamwhitmania taraxaci genomic window, AACGGCTCACCGAGCATGGGTATGAATCGTTTCTCCCGATGCATAAAGTGGTGCGGCAGTGGAGCGACAGGAAAAAGGTGGTAGAGGTGCCGCTTATCAATTCCTATGTATTTGTGCGCATGGTGCTTTCGCAGCGCTTTGCCGTGCTGCAAGATCCTGGTGCGGTTTGCTTTATCAACTTCGAAAAGTTACCTGCGCCTGTGGCCGACAAAGATATTGCCTATCTAAAGTGCATTCTCGAAGAGGATATTGAGGTTGAGGTAGTTGAGACACCGCTCTCCAAGGGCGAAAAAGTTAAGGTGAATGCCGGACAGTTGATGGGCCTTGAGGGCGAGCTGGTCGATCATAAGGGAGGACAGCGCGTAGTTGTCCGCATCGAAAATATCCCATTTAGCTTGGTGGTTACGGTGCCGTTGGAGTTTGTTGAAAGGCTGTAGTAGCCATCATTTAACCTCTACCTTTTAACCATTTATTTAATTGCTTCAAATCAGATCATTTTCAAATTGATAATTGCTCTAGTTTCGGCAAAATCATTACTTTTACCCTCTAAAGTGCATTATCACAAAACTCTCGTATTATACTCCTTTAAATTGAATATCGTGAAGCGTTTGCATTATATACTATTAGCCATGACATTTGCACTGGCGCTCTCTTCGTGCAACAAGCGCAACCAGCTGCTATACATGCACAATGCTGGAGTGGAAACAATTCCATCGGCAAAGCAACCCGATTTGTATAAAATACAGCCCAACGATGTGCTCTACGTGCAGCTGCTTACTCAGGATCCGCAAATTAGTGCTATATTCAACAACAAGGGAGGCGGTTCCGCAAACCTTTACAGTAACGATGCTGGCTACTACCTGTATGGTTATACCGTAACCGATAGCGGTGCAGTGCGGCTACCGGTGCTTGGATATGTTAAGGTTGCTGGCTCAACCGTTCCGGAGGCAACGGAGATTATTCAAAAGCGTGCCGATGAATTCCTTAAGGATGGAATGACCGTTGTGCGGTTGCTTAGCTATAAGGTTACGATATTGGGAGAGGTGCGCAAACCTGGCGTTTACCTAAACTTTAAG contains:
- a CDS encoding UpxY family transcription antiterminator is translated as MTAEIKKETVRWYALYTKSRNEKKVHERLTEHGYESFLPMHKVVRQWSDRKKVVEVPLINSYVFVRMVLSQRFAVLQDPGAVCFINFEKLPAPVADKDIAYLKCILEEDIEVEVVETPLSKGEKVKVNAGQLMGLEGELVDHKGGQRVVVRIENIPFSLVVTVPLEFVERL
- a CDS encoding polysaccharide biosynthesis/export family protein, producing the protein MTFALALSSCNKRNQLLYMHNAGVETIPSAKQPDLYKIQPNDVLYVQLLTQDPQISAIFNNKGGGSANLYSNDAGYYLYGYTVTDSGAVRLPVLGYVKVAGSTVPEATEIIQKRADEFLKDGMTVVRLLSYKVTILGEVRKPGVYLNFKDKLTIFEALALAGDFTDYGKRDNVLVVRPCESGNKSFRLNLSDKSIMASEGYYLLPNDVIVVEPRKGKMFQLNAGTYGLALSTISTVVLLVSFLAK